A region of Paenimyroides aestuarii DNA encodes the following proteins:
- a CDS encoding energy transducer TonB, which translates to MSTKLNFPSVQNLKNIWLKTLRKFILQKNGTVQQATISKSVCKECDLEALRVVKKLRLNPILINGKPERVRFRIPIRLALE; encoded by the coding sequence TTGAGCACAAAGCTCAATTTTCCTAGCGTACAAAACCTGAAAAATATTTGGCTTAAAACGTTAAGAAAGTTTATACTCCAAAAAAACGGTACCGTTCAGCAAGCTACTATTAGCAAAAGCGTTTGTAAAGAATGCGATTTGGAAGCGCTTCGCGTGGTTAAAAAATTACGACTGAATCCCATCTTAATTAATGGAAAACCAGAACGTGTTCGGTTCAGAATTCCTATTCGATTGGCTTTAGAATAG
- the pepE gene encoding dipeptidase PepE has product MKHLLIASTSTLHGMGYLEYLLPVLKNHFKTASTILFIPYARPGGISHDAYTAKVADAFAKIDKDVVGLHTFENPVAAIEKAEAIFTGGGNTFLLVKQLYGQHVLSPLKKVLQNGTPYLGCSAGSNITGLTMETTNDMPIVYPPSFQTLGMVPFNINPHYLDPVEGSTHMGETRETRINEFHCFNSQPVLGLREGSWLEVYGQKITLKGSLPARLFCQNQPAVELQPETDLSDLS; this is encoded by the coding sequence ATGAAGCATTTACTCATTGCAAGCACATCAACCCTACATGGAATGGGGTATTTAGAATATTTACTACCTGTTTTGAAAAATCATTTTAAAACTGCAAGCACCATATTGTTTATTCCCTATGCAAGGCCAGGTGGTATTTCGCATGATGCATATACTGCTAAGGTGGCAGATGCTTTTGCAAAAATTGATAAAGACGTGGTGGGTTTACATACTTTTGAAAATCCTGTAGCAGCAATTGAAAAAGCCGAAGCTATTTTCACCGGCGGTGGCAACACCTTTTTATTGGTAAAACAACTGTATGGGCAACACGTTTTATCGCCTCTAAAAAAAGTACTGCAAAACGGTACGCCCTATTTAGGCTGTTCGGCTGGAAGCAATATTACCGGTTTAACTATGGAAACTACAAACGATATGCCGATTGTGTACCCACCGAGTTTCCAAACATTGGGAATGGTTCCGTTTAATATAAACCCGCATTATTTGGATCCGGTAGAAGGTTCTACACACATGGGCGAAACCCGCGAAACTCGTATTAACGAATTTCATTGTTTTAATTCACAACCTGTTCTTGGACTTCGCGAAGGAAGTTGGCTGGAAGTGTACGGACAAAAGATTACGTTGAAAGGCAGTTTACCGGCGCGATTGTTCTGTCAAAATCAACCAGCGGTAGAGCTGCAACCCGAAACAGATTTATCTGATTTGTCCTAA